One window of the Puntigrus tetrazona isolate hp1 chromosome 13, ASM1883169v1, whole genome shotgun sequence genome contains the following:
- the LOC122356831 gene encoding LOW QUALITY PROTEIN: endoplasmic reticulum lectin 1-like (The sequence of the model RefSeq protein was modified relative to this genomic sequence to represent the inferred CDS: deleted 1 base in 1 codon), whose product MSFPLSRANAASVSLHRLLPTAHFDRQLKLFLSNVPIALLEAHQGDAVFWRWFLLLILVGVSANRAGSPVFTDEIPFKIKWPGADFTLSTSGGLYKEDDYVIMTTTEKEKYKCLLPSLSGNQEDDVKEYDGPSPAVLLEPLFKQSSCSYRIESYWTYEVCHGKHVRQYHEDKETGQKINIQEYFLGTMKKESAESETEKSSDSESERSNVNTQVPTKNIEGQLTPYYPLEMAHGTECSLRQNEPRSTTVLYVCHPEAKHEILTIAEVITCQYEVVVLTPLICPHPKYRFKSSPVNDIFCQALGGSPLRPQSLSQLDREQEELLKPPFSSSTERDQRGSREDSSPVKEEAYTSTHKPPDSGWQAQVTVGTTHISRLTDEQLIKEFLSGSYCLHGGVGWWKYEFCYGKHVHQYHEDKEQGKNIVVVGSWNTEDHFNWAKKTWLDLII is encoded by the exons ATGTCATTTCCTCTGTCTCGAGCCAACGCTGCCTCAGTGTCCCTACACAGGTTGCTTCCCACTGCTCACTTCGACCGGCAGTTGAAG CTCTTTCTCTCTAATGTCCCGATAGCGCTTTTGGAGGCTCATCAGGGCGATGCGGTGTTTTGGCGTTGGTTTTTGTTGCTGATTTTGGTCGGAGTGTCTGCAAATCGTGCAGGATCTCCTGTGTTTACAGATGAAATCCCCTTCAAAATCAAATGGCCCGGGGCAGACTTCACCCTG TCAACGTCAGGAGGCCTGTACAAAGAAGATGACTATGTTATCATGACAactacagaaaaagaaaagtacaaATGTTTATTGCCGTCTTTGTCTGGCAACCAGGAG GATGATGTGAAGGAGTATGATGGGCCGAGTCCAGCTGTGCTGCTGGAGCCGTTGTTCAAACAGAGCAGCTGCTCCTACAGA ATCGAATCATACTGGACATATGAAGTGTGCCACGGGAAGCATGTACGGCAGTACCATGAGGACAAAGAGACGGGGCAG AAGATCAACATTCAGGAATACTTTCTGGGTACcatgaaaaaagagagtgcag AATCAGAAACGGAAAAATCCAGTGACTCTGAATCAGAAAGATCAAACGTCAACACACAG GTGCCAACTAAGAATATAGAGGGTCAGCTGACACCATACTATCCATTAGAAATGGCACATGGGACTGAATGCTCTCTGAGACAGAATGAACCTCGCTCTACCACGGTGCTGTACGTCTGCCACCCAGAGGCAAAACATGAGATCCTCACGATCGCTGAGGTCATCACCTGTCAGTATGAAGTAGTGGTGCTCACACCCCTCATCTGTCCTCACCCGAAATACAG GTTCAAGTCGTCCCCAGTGAATGACATCTTTTGCCAGGCTCTGGGTGGCTCCCCTCTTAGACCTCAGAGTCTGTCCCAGCTGGATCGTGAGCAGGAAGAGCTGCTCAAACCACCGTTCAGCTCAAGCACCGAAAGAGATCAGAGAGGATCCAGG GAGGATTCATCTCCAGTGAAAGAAGAGGCGTATACTTCTACCCATAAGCCCCCTGACAGTGGGTGGCAAGCCCAGGTCACAGTTGGCACTACCCAT ATCTCTCGTTTGACTGATGAGCAGCTGATCAAGGAGTTTCTGAGTGGCTCATACTGTCTGCATGGGG GTGTTGGATGGTGGAAGTATGAATTCTGTTATGGAAAGCATGTCCATCAGTATCATGAG GATAAAGAACAAGGAAAGAACATTGTAGTGGTGGGCAGCTGGAACACTGAGGATCATTTTAACTGGGCCAAGAAAACGTGGCTCGATCTTATCATTTGA
- the LOC122356401 gene encoding 1-acyl-sn-glycerol-3-phosphate acyltransferase delta-like isoform X2 — translation MIRMGIVQVLKTQLLCHLIICYVFLVSGFIINLLQLCTLPLWPFNKQLARKINCRLGYSISSQLVALLEWWSGTECTLYTDPESYKLYGKENAIVVLNHNFEIDFMTGWTFCERFGVLGSSKVLAKKELSFVPVIGWMWYFLEIVFCKRKWEEDRKTVVQSLHNLRDYPENFWFLLHCEGTRFTEKKHKISMEVAEKKGLPKLKYHLLPRTKGFCVTVQNLRGTVTAVYDSTLNFRNNEMPTLLGVLNGKKYHADLYVRRIPLDTIPEDESECAVWLHKLYQEKDEFQEHYRQTGRFPGPITSPPRRPWSLLNWLFWVCLLVYPLCMLLLQLLLSGSTFTVVCTSLFCLAADRIGARACQLVSAG, via the exons ATGATAAGGATGGGAATTGTTCAAGTGCTAAAAACTCAGTTGCTGTGCCATCTCATTATCTGTTACGTGTTCCTAGTCAGTGGATTCATTATCAACCTGCTGCAGCTCTGTACTCTACCACTGTGGCCCTTTAACAAGCAGCTCGCACGCAAGATCAACTGCAGATTGGGTTATTCCATTTCTAGCC aACTGGTGGCATTGTTGGAGTGGTGGTCTGGGACAGAATGCACACTTTACACAGATCCAGAAAGCTATAAACTTTATGGCAAAGAGAATGCCATTGTTGTCCTTAATCATAATTTTGAGATCGATTTCATGACAGGCTGGACCTTCTGTGAGAGATTTGGCGTTTTAGGA AGCTCAAAGGTGTTGGCAAAAAAGGAACTTTCCTTTGTTCCTGTGATCGGCTGGATGTGGTACTTCCTAGAGATCGTCTTCTGCAAGAGGAAATGGGAAGAGGATCGCAAGACAGTAGTGCAAAGTCTGCACAACCTTCGGGATTACCCAGAAAACTTTTGG TTCCTGTTGCACTGTGAGGGCACACGCTTCACAGAAAAGAAGCACAAGATTAGTATGGAGGTGGCAGAGAAGAAAGGTCTCCCCAAACTCAAGTACCACCTTCTACCTCGGACCAAGGGCTTTTGTGTCACGGTCCAGAACCTCAGGGGAACGG TTACTGCTGTGTACGATTCTACACTTAATTTCAGAAACAACGAAATGCCAACTTTACTAGGGGTACTCAACGGGAAAAAGTACCATGCTGATTTATATGTGAG GCGAATTCCTCTGGACACGATCCCAGAGGACGAGTCTGAATGTGCCGTCTGGCTTCACAAACTCTACCAGGAAAAA GATGAATTCCAAGAGCATTATAGACAGACAGGGCGTTTTCCGGGTCCCATTACAAGCCCTCCGCGTCGACCTTGGTCCCTGCTGAACTGGCTCTTCTGGGTTTGTTTGCTGGTCTACCCTCTCTGCATGTTACTTCTGCAGTTGCTGCTATCAGGATCCACCTTCACTGTCGTCTGTACATCGCTCTTCTGTCTAGCAG cagACCGTATAGGTGCTAGAGCA tgtcagTTGGTATCCGCTGGATGA
- the LOC122356401 gene encoding 1-acyl-sn-glycerol-3-phosphate acyltransferase delta-like isoform X1: MIRMGIVQVLKTQLLCHLIICYVFLVSGFIINLLQLCTLPLWPFNKQLARKINCRLGYSISSQLVALLEWWSGTECTLYTDPESYKLYGKENAIVVLNHNFEIDFMTGWTFCERFGVLGSSKVLAKKELSFVPVIGWMWYFLEIVFCKRKWEEDRKTVVQSLHNLRDYPENFWFLLHCEGTRFTEKKHKISMEVAEKKGLPKLKYHLLPRTKGFCVTVQNLRGTVTAVYDSTLNFRNNEMPTLLGVLNGKKYHADLYVRRIPLDTIPEDESECAVWLHKLYQEKDEFQEHYRQTGRFPGPITSPPRRPWSLLNWLFWVCLLVYPLCMLLLQLLLSGSTFTVVCTSLFCLAVSVGIRWMIGQTEIDKGSNYGNKEMQMNNN; this comes from the exons ATGATAAGGATGGGAATTGTTCAAGTGCTAAAAACTCAGTTGCTGTGCCATCTCATTATCTGTTACGTGTTCCTAGTCAGTGGATTCATTATCAACCTGCTGCAGCTCTGTACTCTACCACTGTGGCCCTTTAACAAGCAGCTCGCACGCAAGATCAACTGCAGATTGGGTTATTCCATTTCTAGCC aACTGGTGGCATTGTTGGAGTGGTGGTCTGGGACAGAATGCACACTTTACACAGATCCAGAAAGCTATAAACTTTATGGCAAAGAGAATGCCATTGTTGTCCTTAATCATAATTTTGAGATCGATTTCATGACAGGCTGGACCTTCTGTGAGAGATTTGGCGTTTTAGGA AGCTCAAAGGTGTTGGCAAAAAAGGAACTTTCCTTTGTTCCTGTGATCGGCTGGATGTGGTACTTCCTAGAGATCGTCTTCTGCAAGAGGAAATGGGAAGAGGATCGCAAGACAGTAGTGCAAAGTCTGCACAACCTTCGGGATTACCCAGAAAACTTTTGG TTCCTGTTGCACTGTGAGGGCACACGCTTCACAGAAAAGAAGCACAAGATTAGTATGGAGGTGGCAGAGAAGAAAGGTCTCCCCAAACTCAAGTACCACCTTCTACCTCGGACCAAGGGCTTTTGTGTCACGGTCCAGAACCTCAGGGGAACGG TTACTGCTGTGTACGATTCTACACTTAATTTCAGAAACAACGAAATGCCAACTTTACTAGGGGTACTCAACGGGAAAAAGTACCATGCTGATTTATATGTGAG GCGAATTCCTCTGGACACGATCCCAGAGGACGAGTCTGAATGTGCCGTCTGGCTTCACAAACTCTACCAGGAAAAA GATGAATTCCAAGAGCATTATAGACAGACAGGGCGTTTTCCGGGTCCCATTACAAGCCCTCCGCGTCGACCTTGGTCCCTGCTGAACTGGCTCTTCTGGGTTTGTTTGCTGGTCTACCCTCTCTGCATGTTACTTCTGCAGTTGCTGCTATCAGGATCCACCTTCACTGTCGTCTGTACATCGCTCTTCTGTCTAGCAG tgtcagTTGGTATCCGCTGGATGATCGGACAGACTGAAATTGACAAGGGTTCCAACTACGGAAATAAAGAGATGCAAATGAACAACAACTGA